A genomic stretch from Acinonyx jubatus isolate Ajub_Pintada_27869175 chromosome E2, VMU_Ajub_asm_v1.0, whole genome shotgun sequence includes:
- the LAIR1 gene encoding leukocyte-associated immunoglobulin-like receptor 1 isoform X2 — MCPRSTTFLALALCLGWVHLTQEGTLRRPSICAEPAPVVALGQRVTIVCRSPGGFDAFRLEKEGNALKPDVMEAPPGETEARFDIIAHEGIEGKYHCVYHKDGTWSDRSAELVLVVTETPGNVSSPPPQTYSSPGDTQMRGDDSDSPDLSTEHVYIFVGVSVALFLCLLLLVLAFLHCQRQKKHRLPSSQDEEQRPQERVSPAVDLPQRTPDVATVGRLPEKDREAPSSAPPAGSPQDVTYAQLDHQILAQRTARGTFPRPTEPTAESSTYASLARP; from the exons ATGTGTCCCCGTTCCACCACCTTCCTGGCCCTCG CGCTCTGCCTGGGCTGGGTGCACCTCACTCAGGAAG GGACCCTGCGCAGGCCCTCCATCTGTGCTGAACCGGCCCCTGTGGTCGCCCTGGGGCAGCGTGTGACCATCGTGTGCCGGAGCCCTGGCGGGTTTGATGCGTTCCGCCTGGAGAAGGAGGGGAATGCCTTGAAACCAGATGTGATGGAGGCACCGCCGGGCGAGACGGAGGCCAGATTCGACATCATCGCGCATGAAGGGATTGAGGGGAAGTACCACTGCGTCTATCATAAAGACGGCACCTGGTCTGACCGCAGCGCGGAGCTGGTGCTGGTGGTGACAG aGACCCCTGGAAACGTCAGCTCCCCGCCACCACAGACCTACAGCTCACCTG GGGACACACAGATGCGTGGGGATGACAGTGACAGCCCAG ACCTGTCGACAGAGCATGTGTATATTTTCGTTGGGGTCTCTGTGGCCTTgttcctttgtctcctcctcctgGTTCTCGCCTTCCTCCATTGTCAGCGTCAGAAAAAACACA GGCTCCCCAGCAGCCAAGATGAGGAGCAGAGGCCCCAGGAAAG GGTCAGCCCAGCTGTTGACCTTCCCCAGAGGACACCAG ATGTGGCAACAGTCGGCAGACTTCCTGAGAAGGACAGGGAAGCGCCCAGCTCG GCCCCGCCTGCAGGAAGCCCCCAGGACGTGACGTACGCTCAGTTAGACCACCAGATCCTCGCACAGAGGACAGCCCGAGGCACGTTCCCACGGCCCACGGAGCCCACGGCTGAGTCCAGCACGTATGCATCCCTGGCCAGACCCTGA
- the LAIR1 gene encoding leukocyte-associated immunoglobulin-like receptor 1 isoform X6 — translation MASAPPPRNPGAGISLTKACLPALCLGWVHLTQEGTLRRPSICAEPAPVVALGQRVTIVCRSPGGFDAFRLEKEGNALKPDVMEAPPGETEARFDIIAHEGIEGKYHCVYHKDGTWSDRSAELVLVVTGDTQMRGDDSDSPGLPSSQDEEQRPQERVSPAVDLPQRTPDVATVGRLPEKDREAPSSAPPAGSPQDVTYAQLDHQILAQRTARGTFPRPTEPTAESSTYASLARP, via the exons ATGGCATCGGCCCCCCCTCCGAGGAATCCAGGGGCGGGCATCTCTCTCACCAAAGCCTGTCTTCCAGCGCTCTGCCTGGGCTGGGTGCACCTCACTCAGGAAG GGACCCTGCGCAGGCCCTCCATCTGTGCTGAACCGGCCCCTGTGGTCGCCCTGGGGCAGCGTGTGACCATCGTGTGCCGGAGCCCTGGCGGGTTTGATGCGTTCCGCCTGGAGAAGGAGGGGAATGCCTTGAAACCAGATGTGATGGAGGCACCGCCGGGCGAGACGGAGGCCAGATTCGACATCATCGCGCATGAAGGGATTGAGGGGAAGTACCACTGCGTCTATCATAAAGACGGCACCTGGTCTGACCGCAGCGCGGAGCTGGTGCTGGTGGTGACAG GGGACACACAGATGCGTGGGGATGACAGTGACAGCCCAG GGCTCCCCAGCAGCCAAGATGAGGAGCAGAGGCCCCAGGAAAG GGTCAGCCCAGCTGTTGACCTTCCCCAGAGGACACCAG ATGTGGCAACAGTCGGCAGACTTCCTGAGAAGGACAGGGAAGCGCCCAGCTCG GCCCCGCCTGCAGGAAGCCCCCAGGACGTGACGTACGCTCAGTTAGACCACCAGATCCTCGCACAGAGGACAGCCCGAGGCACGTTCCCACGGCCCACGGAGCCCACGGCTGAGTCCAGCACGTATGCATCCCTGGCCAGACCCTGA
- the LAIR1 gene encoding leukocyte-associated immunoglobulin-like receptor 1 isoform X1: protein MASAPPPRNPGAGISLTKACLPALCLGWVHLTQEGTLRRPSICAEPAPVVALGQRVTIVCRSPGGFDAFRLEKEGNALKPDVMEAPPGETEARFDIIAHEGIEGKYHCVYHKDGTWSDRSAELVLVVTETPGNVSSPPPQTYSSPGDTQMRGDDSDSPDLSTEHVYIFVGVSVALFLCLLLLVLAFLHCQRQKKHRLPSSQDEEQRPQERVSPAVDLPQRTPDVATVGRLPEKDREAPSSAPPAGSPQDVTYAQLDHQILAQRTARGTFPRPTEPTAESSTYASLARP, encoded by the exons ATGGCATCGGCCCCCCCTCCGAGGAATCCAGGGGCGGGCATCTCTCTCACCAAAGCCTGTCTTCCAGCGCTCTGCCTGGGCTGGGTGCACCTCACTCAGGAAG GGACCCTGCGCAGGCCCTCCATCTGTGCTGAACCGGCCCCTGTGGTCGCCCTGGGGCAGCGTGTGACCATCGTGTGCCGGAGCCCTGGCGGGTTTGATGCGTTCCGCCTGGAGAAGGAGGGGAATGCCTTGAAACCAGATGTGATGGAGGCACCGCCGGGCGAGACGGAGGCCAGATTCGACATCATCGCGCATGAAGGGATTGAGGGGAAGTACCACTGCGTCTATCATAAAGACGGCACCTGGTCTGACCGCAGCGCGGAGCTGGTGCTGGTGGTGACAG aGACCCCTGGAAACGTCAGCTCCCCGCCACCACAGACCTACAGCTCACCTG GGGACACACAGATGCGTGGGGATGACAGTGACAGCCCAG ACCTGTCGACAGAGCATGTGTATATTTTCGTTGGGGTCTCTGTGGCCTTgttcctttgtctcctcctcctgGTTCTCGCCTTCCTCCATTGTCAGCGTCAGAAAAAACACA GGCTCCCCAGCAGCCAAGATGAGGAGCAGAGGCCCCAGGAAAG GGTCAGCCCAGCTGTTGACCTTCCCCAGAGGACACCAG ATGTGGCAACAGTCGGCAGACTTCCTGAGAAGGACAGGGAAGCGCCCAGCTCG GCCCCGCCTGCAGGAAGCCCCCAGGACGTGACGTACGCTCAGTTAGACCACCAGATCCTCGCACAGAGGACAGCCCGAGGCACGTTCCCACGGCCCACGGAGCCCACGGCTGAGTCCAGCACGTATGCATCCCTGGCCAGACCCTGA
- the LAIR1 gene encoding leukocyte-associated immunoglobulin-like receptor 1 isoform X5, translated as MDPGESVQGGKLQEWKLRTQPPGQREGGGTVQKRGHRGSTLSQDEPSRTYSSCTKPRPCWCWMDGPQGTSGRGHSVSSLPGGRCHPHGGCCEKQKGDTQMRGDDSDSPDLSTEHVYIFVGVSVALFLCLLLLVLAFLHCQRQKKHRLPSSQDEEQRPQERVSPAVDLPQRTPDVATVGRLPEKDREAPSSAPPAGSPQDVTYAQLDHQILAQRTARGTFPRPTEPTAESSTYASLARP; from the exons ATGGACCCAGGAGAGAGTGTTCAGGGAGGGAAGCTCCAGGAGTGGAAGTTGAGGACTCAGCCTCCGGGAcagcgggagggagggggcactGTCCAGAAGAGGGGACACAGGGGCTCCACCCTCAGCCAGGATGAGCCCAGCAGGACATACAGCTCATGCACCAAACCCAGGCCTTGCTGGTGCTGGATGGACGGGCCTCAGGGGACATCGGGACGCGGACACTCGGTCTCTTCACTCCCAGGAGGAAGGTGCCACCCCCATGGGGGCTGCTGTGAGAAACAGAAGG GGGACACACAGATGCGTGGGGATGACAGTGACAGCCCAG ACCTGTCGACAGAGCATGTGTATATTTTCGTTGGGGTCTCTGTGGCCTTgttcctttgtctcctcctcctgGTTCTCGCCTTCCTCCATTGTCAGCGTCAGAAAAAACACA GGCTCCCCAGCAGCCAAGATGAGGAGCAGAGGCCCCAGGAAAG GGTCAGCCCAGCTGTTGACCTTCCCCAGAGGACACCAG ATGTGGCAACAGTCGGCAGACTTCCTGAGAAGGACAGGGAAGCGCCCAGCTCG GCCCCGCCTGCAGGAAGCCCCCAGGACGTGACGTACGCTCAGTTAGACCACCAGATCCTCGCACAGAGGACAGCCCGAGGCACGTTCCCACGGCCCACGGAGCCCACGGCTGAGTCCAGCACGTATGCATCCCTGGCCAGACCCTGA
- the LAIR1 gene encoding leukocyte-associated immunoglobulin-like receptor 1 isoform X3, translating into MASAPPPRNPGAGISLTKACLPALCLGWVHLTQEGTLRRPSICAEPAPVVALGQRVTIVCRSPGGFDAFRLEKEGNALKPDVMEAPPGETEARFDIIAHEGIEGKYHCVYHKDGTWSDRSAELVLVVTGDTQMRGDDSDSPDLSTEHVYIFVGVSVALFLCLLLLVLAFLHCQRQKKHRLPSSQDEEQRPQERVSPAVDLPQRTPDVATVGRLPEKDREAPSSAPPAGSPQDVTYAQLDHQILAQRTARGTFPRPTEPTAESSTYASLARP; encoded by the exons ATGGCATCGGCCCCCCCTCCGAGGAATCCAGGGGCGGGCATCTCTCTCACCAAAGCCTGTCTTCCAGCGCTCTGCCTGGGCTGGGTGCACCTCACTCAGGAAG GGACCCTGCGCAGGCCCTCCATCTGTGCTGAACCGGCCCCTGTGGTCGCCCTGGGGCAGCGTGTGACCATCGTGTGCCGGAGCCCTGGCGGGTTTGATGCGTTCCGCCTGGAGAAGGAGGGGAATGCCTTGAAACCAGATGTGATGGAGGCACCGCCGGGCGAGACGGAGGCCAGATTCGACATCATCGCGCATGAAGGGATTGAGGGGAAGTACCACTGCGTCTATCATAAAGACGGCACCTGGTCTGACCGCAGCGCGGAGCTGGTGCTGGTGGTGACAG GGGACACACAGATGCGTGGGGATGACAGTGACAGCCCAG ACCTGTCGACAGAGCATGTGTATATTTTCGTTGGGGTCTCTGTGGCCTTgttcctttgtctcctcctcctgGTTCTCGCCTTCCTCCATTGTCAGCGTCAGAAAAAACACA GGCTCCCCAGCAGCCAAGATGAGGAGCAGAGGCCCCAGGAAAG GGTCAGCCCAGCTGTTGACCTTCCCCAGAGGACACCAG ATGTGGCAACAGTCGGCAGACTTCCTGAGAAGGACAGGGAAGCGCCCAGCTCG GCCCCGCCTGCAGGAAGCCCCCAGGACGTGACGTACGCTCAGTTAGACCACCAGATCCTCGCACAGAGGACAGCCCGAGGCACGTTCCCACGGCCCACGGAGCCCACGGCTGAGTCCAGCACGTATGCATCCCTGGCCAGACCCTGA
- the LAIR1 gene encoding leukocyte-associated immunoglobulin-like receptor 1 isoform X4 yields MASAPPPRNPGAGISLTKACLPALCLGWVHLTQEGTLRRPSICAEPAPVVALGQRVTIVCRSPGGFDAFRLEKEGNALKPDVMEAPPGETEARFDIIAHEGIEGKYHCVYHKDGTWSDRSAELVLVVTETPGNVSSPPPQTYSSPGDTQMRGDDSDSPGLPSSQDEEQRPQERVSPAVDLPQRTPDVATVGRLPEKDREAPSSAPPAGSPQDVTYAQLDHQILAQRTARGTFPRPTEPTAESSTYASLARP; encoded by the exons ATGGCATCGGCCCCCCCTCCGAGGAATCCAGGGGCGGGCATCTCTCTCACCAAAGCCTGTCTTCCAGCGCTCTGCCTGGGCTGGGTGCACCTCACTCAGGAAG GGACCCTGCGCAGGCCCTCCATCTGTGCTGAACCGGCCCCTGTGGTCGCCCTGGGGCAGCGTGTGACCATCGTGTGCCGGAGCCCTGGCGGGTTTGATGCGTTCCGCCTGGAGAAGGAGGGGAATGCCTTGAAACCAGATGTGATGGAGGCACCGCCGGGCGAGACGGAGGCCAGATTCGACATCATCGCGCATGAAGGGATTGAGGGGAAGTACCACTGCGTCTATCATAAAGACGGCACCTGGTCTGACCGCAGCGCGGAGCTGGTGCTGGTGGTGACAG aGACCCCTGGAAACGTCAGCTCCCCGCCACCACAGACCTACAGCTCACCTG GGGACACACAGATGCGTGGGGATGACAGTGACAGCCCAG GGCTCCCCAGCAGCCAAGATGAGGAGCAGAGGCCCCAGGAAAG GGTCAGCCCAGCTGTTGACCTTCCCCAGAGGACACCAG ATGTGGCAACAGTCGGCAGACTTCCTGAGAAGGACAGGGAAGCGCCCAGCTCG GCCCCGCCTGCAGGAAGCCCCCAGGACGTGACGTACGCTCAGTTAGACCACCAGATCCTCGCACAGAGGACAGCCCGAGGCACGTTCCCACGGCCCACGGAGCCCACGGCTGAGTCCAGCACGTATGCATCCCTGGCCAGACCCTGA